A genomic region of Fodinisporobacter ferrooxydans contains the following coding sequences:
- a CDS encoding SDR family NAD(P)-dependent oxidoreductase, with translation MSMKDRIAIVTGSGSARGIGKAVATELAKRGAIVVIADIHLQGAETVAAEFNDSGYKAVARHLDVTSRESVAALVADIDREFGKIDILVNNAGITRPSRILEITDEEWDLIFAVNMKGVFYCTQAVLPGMIAQRYGRIVNLSSVSGKRGGGVFGGSHYSAAKAGVLGFAKAVAREVAEYGITLNSVTPGLIDTDITGGLMTPERRELLKQEIPAKRLGTAFDVAAAIAFLASEDAGYITGEEIDINGGSHMD, from the coding sequence ATGAGCATGAAAGATCGTATCGCAATTGTCACTGGCTCCGGATCTGCGAGGGGGATTGGAAAGGCTGTCGCAACAGAGCTTGCGAAGCGGGGGGCAATCGTAGTGATCGCGGATATCCATTTGCAAGGGGCCGAAACGGTTGCTGCTGAATTTAATGACAGCGGTTACAAAGCAGTTGCCAGACATTTGGATGTTACGTCCAGAGAAAGTGTAGCTGCACTCGTCGCAGACATTGACCGCGAGTTTGGGAAAATCGATATTCTTGTCAACAATGCCGGAATTACTCGACCATCACGGATTCTGGAGATTACCGATGAAGAGTGGGATTTGATTTTTGCTGTAAATATGAAAGGCGTATTTTACTGTACGCAAGCGGTGCTGCCAGGAATGATCGCACAGAGATATGGAAGAATCGTCAACCTGTCTTCCGTGTCCGGCAAACGTGGCGGCGGAGTATTCGGCGGCTCCCATTATTCCGCGGCAAAAGCGGGAGTATTGGGGTTTGCCAAGGCAGTTGCGCGGGAAGTGGCGGAGTATGGAATCACGTTAAATTCTGTGACGCCCGGTTTGATTGATACAGATATCACCGGTGGACTGATGACACCTGAACGCAGAGAACTGCTCAAGCAGGAGATTCCCGCCAAACGCTTGGGTACAGCCTTTGATGTGGCTGCCGCTATTGCATTCTTGGCTTCAGAAGATGCCGGGTATATCACAGGTGAGGAAATCGATATCAATGGCGGATCCCATATGGATTAA
- a CDS encoding MFS transporter, protein MSIELNSLSYVAKRSKLTRQQINGFWAAWFGWMLDGMDSVIYALVLAPALFELLPKSGIQGTPGNVALAGSALFALFLVGWGFSFIWGPIADKFGRAKALMVTILVYSVFTFLSAFSQNIWELALFRFLSGIGIGGEWSMAGTYVSEAWPEDRRKMGAGYLQTGYYAGFFVAAALNFTVGAHFGWRPMFMFGLVPALVSFWVLFGVKEPERWKKVAKQAQKQRPLAAIFGPAYRKRTIVNSILLTVAIIGLWAGSVYEPTALIVLSKKAGMTAVEAAHMSSYGTGLLSIGTILGCMLLPLIAEKIGRKKTLGLYFAIMAVTIILSFGWAFYLPHGLAPFLIVLFFLGFGGGNFAMFSLWLPEQYHTDVRATAFAFCTSVGRFIGAIVTFVIGALVKGMGTLGTPVALTSIAFVIGLLIIPLALETKGAELPE, encoded by the coding sequence TTGAGTATCGAGCTAAATTCCTTGTCGTATGTCGCCAAACGTTCGAAATTGACACGCCAACAAATCAATGGTTTCTGGGCAGCGTGGTTTGGTTGGATGTTGGACGGGATGGATTCCGTTATTTACGCACTCGTTCTTGCACCGGCATTGTTCGAGCTTTTGCCGAAATCAGGAATACAGGGAACGCCGGGAAATGTGGCTTTAGCAGGTTCTGCTTTATTTGCTCTGTTCCTAGTCGGATGGGGGTTTTCCTTTATATGGGGGCCGATTGCTGATAAATTCGGCCGAGCCAAAGCTTTAATGGTCACAATACTGGTTTATTCCGTATTTACATTCTTAAGCGCATTTTCCCAGAATATTTGGGAATTGGCCTTGTTTCGATTCTTATCCGGCATCGGCATTGGCGGAGAGTGGTCGATGGCCGGTACCTATGTATCGGAAGCTTGGCCGGAAGATCGCCGGAAAATGGGAGCCGGTTACTTGCAGACTGGCTACTATGCAGGATTTTTTGTCGCAGCTGCCTTGAATTTCACAGTTGGTGCACATTTCGGATGGCGGCCCATGTTTATGTTTGGCCTCGTACCCGCTCTCGTCTCATTCTGGGTATTGTTTGGCGTGAAAGAACCGGAACGATGGAAAAAGGTTGCAAAACAGGCGCAAAAGCAGCGGCCTCTCGCCGCCATTTTCGGGCCTGCATACCGCAAAAGAACAATTGTAAACTCGATTTTGTTGACAGTTGCCATCATCGGTCTTTGGGCAGGCAGCGTGTACGAACCTACCGCATTGATAGTATTGAGCAAAAAAGCTGGGATGACCGCTGTTGAAGCTGCACATATGAGTTCATACGGAACCGGATTGCTTTCCATCGGTACGATCTTGGGATGTATGTTGCTTCCTCTGATCGCCGAAAAAATCGGGCGCAAAAAGACGCTCGGCTTGTACTTTGCAATCATGGCAGTAACCATTATTCTCTCGTTCGGATGGGCTTTCTACCTGCCGCATGGATTGGCGCCTTTCTTGATCGTTCTTTTCTTTCTCGGCTTTGGCGGGGGGAATTTCGCCATGTTCAGCCTCTGGTTGCCAGAGCAATATCATACAGATGTGCGCGCCACTGCATTCGCTTTTTGCACATCGGTCGGGCGTTTCATCGGTGCCATCGTTACTTTTGTCATCGGGGCCCTTGTCAAAGGAATGGGAACACTTGGTACTCCTGTCGCGCTCACATCCATTGCTTTTGTCATCGGCTTGCTGATTATACCTTTGGCCCTCGAGACAAAAGGTGCGGAACTGCCTGAATAA
- a CDS encoding 2-hydroxyacid dehydrogenase, translating to MRRKVFVTRRLPAEVLDFIAANCELRIWDQEDIPVPRALLEQEIADVDGLFCLITENIDRELLRRAQHLKVISNMAVGFNNIDIQAATQQGILVTNTPGVLTETTADLTFALLLATARRLAEASNVLRSGDWKTWSPMMLTGQDIFGATLGIIGMGRIGEAVAKRGKGFSMDVLYCNRTRKRDVEETLGVRYAELEQLLRESDFVCVLAPYTSETKGLIGKKELALMKSSAILINTARGGIVDEQALYEALKSGEIWAAGLDVFETEPIPLEHPLLQLPNVVAIPHIGSASIKTRTAMAQMAANHLVQGVTGRIPQHIVNRGVLKG from the coding sequence GTGAGACGAAAAGTGTTTGTAACGCGGCGGCTTCCTGCTGAAGTACTCGATTTTATTGCTGCAAACTGTGAATTGCGGATCTGGGACCAAGAAGACATCCCCGTCCCCCGGGCGCTGCTTGAACAGGAAATCGCGGATGTCGACGGCCTGTTTTGTCTGATAACCGAAAACATCGATCGGGAATTGTTGCGTCGGGCGCAACATTTAAAAGTCATCAGCAATATGGCAGTTGGCTTCAATAATATTGATATTCAAGCGGCAACTCAGCAAGGGATTCTGGTGACAAATACGCCGGGGGTTCTGACAGAGACGACAGCAGATTTAACGTTTGCATTGCTGCTGGCTACTGCCAGACGTTTGGCAGAGGCGTCGAATGTCTTGCGAAGCGGGGATTGGAAAACATGGTCGCCCATGATGCTGACAGGCCAAGATATATTTGGGGCAACATTAGGCATTATCGGAATGGGGCGAATCGGTGAAGCGGTCGCAAAGCGTGGGAAAGGTTTCAGTATGGATGTTCTCTACTGCAACAGAACACGTAAAAGGGATGTTGAAGAGACACTGGGCGTACGCTATGCAGAACTTGAACAACTGTTGCGGGAATCCGATTTTGTCTGTGTGTTGGCTCCATATACTTCTGAAACAAAAGGACTTATAGGAAAAAAAGAGCTGGCACTCATGAAATCTAGTGCAATCCTGATCAATACTGCTCGTGGTGGAATCGTAGATGAACAAGCGCTCTATGAAGCATTGAAAAGCGGCGAGATATGGGCGGCCGGCCTCGATGTATTTGAAACGGAGCCGATTCCATTGGAGCATCCGCTGCTGCAATTGCCAAATGTCGTTGCGATTCCACATATCGGAAGTGCGAGCATAAAAACCAGAACGGCTATGGCGCAGATGGCGGCAAATCATCTCGTTCAAGGGGTGACAGGCAGAATTCCGCAACATATTGTCAATCGGGGAGTGTTGAAAGGTTAA
- a CDS encoding TRAP transporter large permease has translation MVWILLCSIIILFGLGMPVAIVLGLGTTIALISGALPIEVIPTRLLSGVDSFILLAIPFFMLAGQIMVEGGLAQRLIRFAELLVGWLPGGLGMATIAASVEFADISGSCTSDTAAIGSIMIPGMQKRGFSSGFAAAVQAAGGSLGMLFPPAISLIIYGAVTSTSIGRLFLSSIIPGILMALSFMAVIFFVSKKKHYPVEKFPGFKEAWSIFKDGILALIAPVIILGGIVSGVFTPTEAGVVAVFYVLVITGLVYRSLTWERLRKAFVGAIITSSMVVFIIANASLLAWLLVTQMIPQQISMFLIQTIHNPIVLLIGVQIFLILIHTVLETNSTIIVIVPILLPILNQMGIDPYLFGILLMMNSAVGIILPPIGLNLYISSGIAGISLERAAKEIIPFASIILLDIMIVIVFPHLVSFLPNLIGG, from the coding sequence ATGGTGTGGATTCTGCTGTGTAGCATTATCATTTTGTTTGGTCTTGGCATGCCTGTAGCGATCGTGTTGGGTCTGGGCACTACGATCGCTTTGATTTCCGGTGCACTGCCCATAGAAGTCATACCTACGCGTCTATTAAGCGGCGTAGACTCTTTTATTCTGTTAGCCATTCCGTTTTTCATGCTGGCAGGACAAATCATGGTGGAGGGAGGTCTGGCACAACGTCTCATTCGTTTTGCCGAACTGCTTGTAGGCTGGCTGCCTGGAGGATTGGGCATGGCTACGATTGCGGCGTCCGTAGAATTTGCCGACATTTCAGGATCTTGTACTTCCGATACGGCGGCGATCGGATCGATCATGATACCAGGGATGCAAAAAAGGGGCTTTTCATCGGGGTTTGCTGCCGCTGTGCAAGCGGCTGGAGGTTCTCTCGGCATGCTCTTTCCGCCGGCCATATCGTTGATCATTTATGGCGCCGTGACAAGTACTTCCATTGGAAGATTGTTTCTAAGCAGCATTATTCCCGGGATACTGATGGCATTGTCATTCATGGCAGTCATTTTCTTTGTTTCTAAGAAAAAACACTATCCTGTCGAGAAATTTCCCGGGTTCAAAGAAGCTTGGTCAATCTTTAAGGACGGAATCCTCGCGTTAATCGCACCTGTCATTATTCTTGGAGGCATTGTAAGCGGTGTCTTTACACCGACAGAAGCCGGCGTAGTGGCCGTGTTTTATGTTCTGGTCATAACTGGACTTGTCTATCGGTCCTTGACATGGGAGAGATTGCGCAAGGCATTTGTCGGCGCCATTATCACTTCATCCATGGTGGTGTTTATTATTGCAAATGCCAGCCTCCTGGCGTGGCTGCTCGTTACGCAGATGATTCCGCAGCAAATTAGCATGTTCTTGATCCAAACGATCCATAATCCAATCGTTCTCCTCATTGGTGTACAGATATTTCTTATTCTCATCCATACTGTTTTGGAAACCAATTCAACCATTATCGTAATTGTTCCGATTCTCTTGCCGATTTTGAATCAGATGGGAATCGACCCATATTTATTTGGCATCCTGTTGATGATGAATTCTGCTGTCGGCATTATCTTGCCGCCAATCGGGTTGAATTTATATATATCGAGTGGAATCGCAGGAATTTCTTTGGAAAGAGCGGCAAAAGAAATCATACCGTTTGCTTCTATTATCTTGCTCGATATTATGATTGTGATTGTTTTTCCGCATCTTGTTTCATTTCTCCCCAATCTCATTGGCGGATGA
- a CDS encoding transketolase family protein has product MLENPSAAYCDELIQIANERPEIVLITADTVDIIGLGKFMEMHPDRLYDVGIAEQAMTNIAAGFASVGFLPFVSAFAMFQSLRAADNIRNGIAYPNFNVKIVAANIGLNVGKNGVTHHALEDIAVIRAIPNMIVVSPADGIATRRLVCAITEVESPCYMRIDKIPIPVVYDTHETFELGKGKLLREGKNVTLVATGSAVHTTLQAASILVSRGIDPTVVDMHTIKPLDEDLIVRCAKRTQAVITVEPHSIIGGLGGAVAEALSARYPTIVKRIGVADTFTESGSADELNRKYHLDVESIVHEVEQLVQVKATSI; this is encoded by the coding sequence ATGCTTGAAAATCCGAGTGCTGCGTATTGTGACGAACTCATTCAAATCGCGAATGAACGGCCGGAAATTGTCTTGATTACGGCAGATACGGTGGATATCATTGGACTTGGGAAATTTATGGAAATGCACCCGGATCGTCTGTACGATGTGGGCATCGCGGAACAGGCAATGACGAATATTGCCGCCGGATTTGCCAGTGTCGGATTCCTGCCGTTTGTTTCGGCTTTTGCCATGTTCCAATCGTTGCGTGCGGCTGACAACATTCGAAATGGCATTGCCTATCCTAACTTTAACGTAAAAATTGTAGCTGCCAATATAGGATTAAATGTCGGTAAAAATGGGGTGACACACCATGCTTTGGAGGATATCGCGGTGATTCGGGCCATTCCCAATATGATCGTCGTATCGCCTGCCGATGGGATTGCGACGCGCAGGCTCGTATGCGCGATTACGGAGGTAGAAAGTCCCTGTTATATGCGCATCGATAAAATTCCGATTCCGGTTGTCTATGATACACATGAAACGTTCGAATTAGGGAAGGGAAAACTGCTAAGAGAGGGCAAGAATGTTACACTAGTCGCTACCGGCTCCGCAGTTCATACAACGCTGCAAGCCGCAAGCATCTTGGTCTCCCGTGGTATCGACCCGACGGTCGTCGACATGCACACAATCAAGCCATTGGATGAGGATCTGATTGTCCGTTGCGCCAAAAGGACGCAAGCAGTCATTACGGTTGAGCCGCACAGCATTATCGGAGGTCTGGGAGGAGCGGTAGCAGAAGCGCTCAGCGCTCGATATCCAACGATTGTAAAAAGGATTGGAGTGGCCGATACGTTTACCGAATCCGGTTCGGCTGATGAGCTCAACAGGAAATATCATTTAGATGTGGAATCGATCGTTCATGAAGTGGAGCAGCTTGTCCAAGTAAAAGCAACAAGTATATAG
- a CDS encoding transketolase, with protein sequence MRGQVDVKWLERKAHTIRCHIVDMVEKAQSGHPGASLSAVEILTVLYFSVLNVDPQNPDWQDRDRFVLSKGHATPVYYSILAEKGFFPLEELSTFRKLNSRLQGHPDVRKTPGVDMTTGSLGQGFGSTVGMALALRHKKSAACTYALLGDGELNEGEIWEAAMIAAHYKLDRLVAVIDKNGKQASGCTKDILNTADLAAKWEAFGWDVTEVDGHDIEQLADGFSQAKANIGKGKPSVMIANTVKGRGISFMEQGNEFYGEKLTADEIARAKQELMTRGLEYA encoded by the coding sequence ATGAGAGGACAAGTGGATGTAAAGTGGTTGGAACGAAAAGCGCATACGATCCGGTGTCATATTGTTGATATGGTCGAAAAGGCCCAATCCGGCCATCCGGGTGCCTCGCTTTCCGCTGTTGAGATCTTGACCGTTCTTTATTTTTCAGTACTTAATGTAGATCCCCAAAATCCGGATTGGCAGGACCGTGATCGTTTTGTTTTATCAAAAGGCCACGCAACGCCTGTCTATTATTCAATATTGGCAGAGAAAGGTTTTTTTCCCTTAGAAGAACTATCCACATTTCGCAAGTTGAATAGTCGGCTGCAAGGTCATCCGGATGTCCGAAAAACTCCTGGCGTCGATATGACCACGGGGTCTTTGGGGCAGGGATTTGGCAGTACGGTTGGCATGGCTTTGGCGTTGCGGCATAAAAAGAGCGCCGCATGTACGTATGCATTATTAGGAGACGGAGAGCTGAATGAAGGAGAAATATGGGAAGCGGCAATGATTGCTGCACATTATAAATTGGATAGGCTGGTTGCGGTCATTGATAAAAACGGAAAACAGGCGAGCGGATGTACGAAAGATATTCTCAATACGGCTGACTTGGCTGCCAAATGGGAAGCCTTTGGCTGGGATGTGACAGAAGTAGATGGCCATGACATCGAACAATTGGCAGATGGATTTTCGCAGGCAAAAGCCAACATAGGAAAGGGAAAGCCTTCTGTTATGATCGCGAACACTGTTAAAGGAAGAGGAATTTCCTTTATGGAACAAGGAAATGAATTTTATGGGGAAAAACTGACAGCAGATGAAATTGCACGTGCGAAACAAGAGCTCATGACGAGGGGGCTGGAATATGCTTGA
- a CDS encoding TRAP transporter substrate-binding protein: protein MIKKLVSMLSAVALTVSLVGCGSSSTTSATSSGNTASGSGNPIVLKLGHGAATDNPRHLAAEKFAELVKEKTHGKVEVQVFPNEVLGSEPQMVDAVKLGTLDMALADTGIFASMSPKMAAINLPYLFKDYNSAYKVLDGPLGKDMAAPLEQNNIHLLAYWENGFREITNSKHPIHTPADLSGLKMRVPEIPVSVATFKALGTNPTPMAYGQLYTALQSKVVDGQENPLTNIYASKFYEVQKYLTMSNHQYSALPLVINKKKWDSFSPDIQKAIQDAANEARDYHRQLVQQQAKDLVSKLKAKGMVINTPDQAPFREATKDVYKQFADKIGSGFLKKLFAQAGQ, encoded by the coding sequence ATGATAAAAAAATTGGTTTCAATGTTGTCAGCAGTTGCCTTAACTGTCAGCTTGGTGGGATGCGGCAGCAGCAGTACGACATCAGCGACAAGCAGCGGGAATACCGCCTCCGGTTCCGGGAATCCGATCGTTCTAAAACTAGGCCATGGAGCTGCTACGGATAATCCCAGACATTTGGCGGCAGAGAAATTTGCAGAACTGGTAAAAGAGAAAACACATGGAAAAGTAGAGGTGCAAGTATTTCCAAATGAGGTGCTAGGCAGTGAACCGCAGATGGTCGATGCGGTCAAACTCGGCACATTGGATATGGCATTGGCCGATACGGGGATTTTCGCTTCCATGTCGCCGAAAATGGCTGCGATCAACCTGCCGTATCTTTTCAAGGATTATAATTCCGCTTACAAAGTGTTGGACGGCCCGCTCGGCAAAGACATGGCAGCTCCGTTAGAGCAAAATAATATTCATTTGCTGGCTTATTGGGAAAATGGGTTTCGCGAAATTACCAACTCCAAACATCCGATTCACACACCTGCAGATTTATCAGGATTAAAAATGCGGGTTCCGGAGATTCCTGTTTCAGTCGCTACGTTTAAAGCGCTTGGCACCAATCCGACACCGATGGCGTACGGGCAATTGTATACGGCATTGCAATCGAAAGTCGTTGATGGACAGGAAAACCCCTTAACGAACATTTACGCGTCGAAGTTTTATGAAGTTCAAAAATATCTGACAATGTCAAACCATCAATATAGTGCGTTGCCCCTCGTAATCAACAAGAAGAAATGGGATTCGTTTTCGCCTGATATTCAAAAGGCCATTCAAGATGCGGCAAATGAAGCAAGAGATTACCACAGACAATTGGTACAGCAACAGGCAAAAGATTTGGTAAGCAAATTAAAAGCGAAAGGCATGGTCATCAATACGCCCGATCAGGCTCCTTTCCGCGAAGCCACAAAAGATGTGTATAAACAATTTGCAGACAAAATCGGCAGTGGTTTTCTGAAAAAACTATTCGCACAAGCGGGGCAATAA
- a CDS encoding CaiB/BaiF CoA transferase family protein produces MKPLADLTIIDLTRILSGPFSTMFFADMGANVIKVEPPNGDDTRTWGPPFLETESSYFLSINRNKKSIVLDLKSETGKNVLRQLIKKADVVIENFRPGTLERLGFGFENLKTINPRIILASISGFGQTGRYRDEPGYDLIAQGMGGLMSVTGQTDGHPVKGGFSLADVGSGMWAIIGILTALHNRNSNGNAQWIDVSLLETMISWQTYLSGNYFASGKNPKAMGSAHPNICPYQAFPAKDGYFNLAVGNDKLWEIFCKAVNEQAWLENENFKTNPDRVRNRETLIPLLESKFKTKTVNEWVTIFRKQKIPCGPIYNLSELFEDPYVIERNMLQTVEHPTAGRIKLVNTPVKFLETTSEDAKITPPPLLGQHTEQILREFDINETEIKEVLKNIPTIPVLLQS; encoded by the coding sequence ATGAAACCGCTTGCAGATTTGACGATCATCGATTTAACCAGAATTCTCAGCGGGCCTTTTTCCACCATGTTTTTTGCCGACATGGGAGCAAATGTAATAAAAGTGGAACCTCCCAATGGTGATGATACAAGGACATGGGGACCACCTTTTCTCGAAACGGAAAGCAGCTATTTTTTAAGTATTAACCGCAACAAAAAAAGCATCGTATTGGATTTAAAATCGGAAACCGGAAAAAACGTTTTGCGGCAGTTGATCAAAAAAGCAGATGTTGTCATTGAAAATTTTCGACCCGGAACACTCGAACGTCTTGGTTTCGGATTTGAAAACTTAAAAACGATCAATCCACGCATCATACTTGCATCGATTTCCGGATTCGGCCAAACGGGACGATATCGGGATGAGCCGGGATATGATCTCATTGCACAAGGAATGGGAGGCTTAATGTCCGTCACCGGCCAAACAGATGGACATCCGGTAAAGGGAGGATTTTCTCTTGCAGATGTTGGAAGCGGCATGTGGGCAATCATTGGCATCCTTACTGCATTGCACAACCGCAACTCCAACGGGAATGCCCAATGGATCGACGTATCACTTTTAGAAACTATGATTTCATGGCAAACCTATTTATCCGGCAATTATTTTGCCAGTGGCAAAAATCCGAAAGCGATGGGCAGCGCTCATCCGAATATTTGTCCATATCAAGCATTCCCGGCAAAAGACGGCTATTTTAATTTGGCAGTGGGAAATGATAAATTATGGGAAATATTTTGCAAGGCAGTTAATGAACAAGCATGGTTGGAAAATGAAAACTTTAAAACAAATCCAGACAGGGTAAGAAACAGGGAAACACTCATACCTCTGCTCGAATCAAAATTCAAGACGAAAACAGTAAACGAATGGGTAACAATATTTCGAAAACAGAAGATTCCATGCGGTCCCATTTATAACTTGTCCGAGTTATTTGAAGATCCATATGTAATCGAGCGCAACATGTTGCAAACAGTGGAACACCCCACGGCAGGCAGAATTAAACTCGTCAACACACCCGTGAAGTTCCTGGAAACGACATCTGAAGATGCGAAAATTACCCCACCACCGCTTCTAGGGCAGCATACCGAACAGATCCTGCGGGAATTTGACATAAATGAAACGGAAATCAAGGAGGTATTAAAAAATATTCCAACTATCCCTGTTCTGCTTCAATCATAA
- a CDS encoding stalk domain-containing protein, translating to MKFIRFRWKKHFAVSLLILSSFSGVTYADTTTSTTTAAPSIEKMYLDDQSNLHIVTHSVLPGTVGLASAQLVEPNQGTVFTLLKYDKTSDSWIPRNALPLQYGEWKCKQIQLGSQLLDGNFVFYRSPSPIAHPWYVDVNHVNDTDSVLTGFSVPGATITVTKNGQTLGSGTVGEDGTFSISIGKQLANSQLRIFGKNGGNPVDIGVTVQSTAAAIPLTVHPFTEADWAVRGSVTAGSAVVVISGDKTLGTGTANLDGSFTINIPAQKVGTPFMVYAKDATGTTSGLQEIVVQPTAPETQAGNTNSANTPSVKGAANGAAAQSSIMPQTGAAVKVSVNGKALTFDTPPVIDDNYTLVPVRGIFEALGAKVEWENGTIRMFKDTHTVLLEIGSKTAAIDGKIVQLDIAPKIINDRAFVPVRFISEAFGAKVSWDPINREAMITLQ from the coding sequence ATGAAATTCATTCGGTTCCGATGGAAAAAGCATTTCGCAGTATCATTACTGATCTTATCGAGCTTTTCTGGAGTCACATATGCGGATACAACCACAAGCACAACAACTGCTGCACCGTCCATCGAAAAAATGTATCTGGACGATCAGTCAAATCTTCACATTGTTACACATTCCGTTTTACCGGGTACCGTTGGTTTGGCGAGTGCGCAGCTGGTAGAGCCTAACCAAGGTACGGTTTTTACATTATTGAAATACGACAAAACATCGGATTCATGGATTCCGAGAAATGCGTTGCCATTGCAATACGGCGAGTGGAAATGCAAACAAATTCAACTGGGTTCCCAATTGTTAGACGGAAATTTCGTTTTTTATCGCAGCCCATCCCCCATTGCACATCCGTGGTACGTGGATGTAAATCATGTAAATGATACGGATTCGGTTCTTACGGGTTTTAGTGTGCCGGGAGCAACGATTACGGTCACGAAAAACGGACAAACATTGGGCAGTGGGACAGTGGGGGAAGATGGAACGTTTTCCATTTCCATTGGCAAACAACTTGCGAATTCACAGTTGCGTATTTTTGGGAAGAATGGCGGCAATCCGGTTGATATCGGTGTAACGGTTCAATCTACGGCAGCGGCCATTCCCTTGACGGTACATCCGTTTACAGAAGCGGATTGGGCAGTTCGCGGCAGTGTGACGGCTGGCTCTGCCGTTGTTGTGATCAGTGGTGATAAAACTCTCGGTACTGGCACCGCAAATTTAGATGGAAGTTTTACAATTAATATACCTGCACAAAAAGTGGGAACGCCATTCATGGTATATGCGAAAGATGCGACAGGCACGACGAGCGGATTACAGGAAATTGTCGTACAACCTACTGCGCCGGAAACGCAAGCGGGAAATACGAATTCAGCAAATACGCCGTCGGTTAAAGGAGCGGCAAATGGTGCAGCGGCACAATCTTCCATCATGCCACAGACGGGTGCAGCTGTCAAAGTCAGCGTAAATGGCAAGGCGCTGACCTTTGATACACCTCCTGTCATCGATGATAACTACACGCTGGTTCCCGTTCGTGGGATTTTTGAAGCGTTGGGAGCCAAGGTGGAATGGGAAAATGGAACCATCCGCATGTTTAAAGATACGCATACCGTGTTGCTGGAAATCGGATCAAAGACTGCCGCGATCGATGGGAAGATTGTCCAACTGGATATTGCGCCTAAAATTATCAATGATCGCGCGTTCGTGCCAGTACGATTCATCAGTGAAGCGTTTGGAGCAAAAGTCAGTTGGGACCCGATCAATCGAGAAGCAATGATTACACTGCAATGA
- a CDS encoding TRAP transporter small permease yields the protein MKIIFQKISDWANLLAEMVGVILFVVLIFVIGAEVVARYVFNSSFSWSEEFGRMVFVWIIFLGASIGFKRGAHMGLHFIIGLASKKIKQMMSAATLFLSSVFFLFIIIEGIQVSIQMIPQLTSAMQISVAWEYSAIPVGALFMLIHVPALLYQMGEVGASNGVDSAV from the coding sequence GTGAAAATCATATTTCAGAAAATCAGTGATTGGGCAAACCTATTGGCAGAAATGGTCGGGGTTATCCTATTTGTCGTATTGATTTTTGTGATCGGCGCTGAAGTTGTTGCACGGTATGTGTTTAACTCATCCTTTTCCTGGTCGGAGGAATTTGGAAGAATGGTTTTTGTTTGGATTATTTTTCTTGGGGCGAGTATCGGCTTTAAACGAGGAGCGCATATGGGGTTGCATTTTATTATTGGGCTGGCGTCGAAAAAGATCAAACAAATGATGAGTGCAGCGACGCTCTTTTTAAGCAGCGTATTTTTCCTGTTTATCATCATAGAAGGAATACAAGTTTCCATACAAATGATTCCACAGCTCACATCCGCCATGCAGATATCTGTCGCTTGGGAGTATAGTGCGATTCCTGTCGGCGCCTTGTTCATGCTGATTCACGTGCCCGCTTTATTGTACCAAATGGGAGAGGTAGGTGCCTCGAATGGTGTGGATTCTGCTGTGTAG